The Erigeron canadensis isolate Cc75 chromosome 1, C_canadensis_v1, whole genome shotgun sequence genome segment ttaatttccgcacgaatcctaaccaaaagatttcaaattcaacacttgccggaaaactcaaaatctcgTCGGAAAACAAACTGGCGACCGAACTCAACGAAATGAAGAAATCATCACATCAACATGATCAGAATTCTATCGCGAATAAAACCTTGTGATTTCCAAATCTATTTAAGACAGAAGATCAGTAACATGAAAGCATGACGTTTTGTTGCTTGATCTAAATCCAATGTGAAATGTATCACTAGACTTATGAGAgtcttttttcttgttttggggTTAAAAATCAATTTCTACAAGTCTAATCTTTATGGAAGAAGTGTTGATGACCTGACCCGAAATTTCTGAGCTAGCGGATAGACTACATTGTAAGTCATACTTTTCTTTTCACGTATTTAGGTCTTAAGGTATAGAGTTGGAAACCAGTATTTGATTTAGTGGAGGCACGACTCTCGTTATGGAAGGCCTCGGTTTTATCTAATTGGAGGGCGGGTTACTCTATTACGCTCGGTTTTTGTGACCacggtattttgagttttccggcaagtgttgaatctgaaatcttttggttatgattcgtgcggaaattaattttgaaaagtttggtggtggtttcgtggtctaattcgaagaaacgagtgagacattggaattttaagttttttccggcgaatttttTGGCCACTCAGCaagagaagatgaagatgatgacaatatgtaatgtaaatttcagttttcgtccctgaactagtcaccttttgcacttttagtccctcacgtgttttgcacgtgtgggaCTTAACGGTTGAAACTTAACGCCGTATGGCCAAGGGACGCCGATTGCAAATTTCTGCCAtgtttaaggtcaaaattataattttttcacttaagggatgaaaagtgcaaaacgtgccaactttagagacgaaaagtgtaatttactcttaattCTTATGTTAGAACCTACATAACTTAACCCAACCATTCTGCCACAACAGTTGGTTATCATCAAAAGTGAAGTTACCATAACTAAGCCATTCCACCATAAGAAATAGTTTACAGAAGTGAATCTCAATTGTATCAAAGGTAAAGGTTACATATGAACCCGGAATAATATATCAAGAAAAAGCTGGCCAACTATATCTACTCATAACTATGGGGTGTTGTTCcaggaaaaaaataataattacaagTGTGGTCGCAAAAAGCATCAAATACCACATATAGAAACCATATGTTTGATCACTAGATAATTTTAGTTTAAACACTTATAAGCTATAGCTTAGAATTAACATGAGGCTTCTGCTTTTACTTTCCATGAGCAAAGTGGCAGGAATGGAAAGGTTTCACAAGAGCCAAAAACATGGACAGAACAGAGAGAACAGTTGTCCAATCCAAGCATAAGCACTCTTCGACCTATCCAGTGATGTAAATAATGGCCTTAACGGCCGTTATAACGGTAACGGAGGTCCAGCGTTACGTTAAGGGGGTTGGAGGGTAAATTTAAAGGTCTAAGGATTTAACAGCCGTTATAACGGATTTAACGGTCTTAACGGCCTTTATAACGGgatttaacggtcaaataacataatttaacggtcaaataacggatttaacggagcttaacggtcaaataacggtcaaaagacatttttttgactaattttgttaggatattgctaacatatatatttttttatataaattcctttatattttatagtctCCGTTATAACGCCGTTATAACTCCGCGAAATGAGATTTAACCTTAAAGGTGGTCGACCGCCGAGTGACCGCCAAAcgttatttacaaccttggACCTATCAGCAAAAGAGAGATGAAAAGTTCCTATAGTGATGACTGATGAGATAATGCAATATGAACAGTTCTAAGCAAATGCCATCATAGAAACTATggaataacaaaaaaaactgaTGATCATAATAGCATAGAAAGACAAAAGCCAACAGCTCTAAAATAGGAAAATACATTATTACCTAGAATTAGTTTTATCTAATATGTGACATTATTACCGACCAAGGAGGTGCAAAAAGAACCTAGAATTAGTTATACTGAGCTACTTAGATGATAATACAAAAACCATTGTTTCTCAAACCCATGAACAATTGGATCAAACCTTGGCATATAGCTCTGATGGATATTCCCAAATACAGAAGATGGAATAGTCTTGAAACTATTGCAACAGTGCCAACAGGGAGATAGAATCTAAATAATATAACAAAGATATTAGCAGCCTGCAGAAAGATAATGATAACCAAATTGCTTTGGTTTACAGATTCAGACCTGCTGCTAACAAACAAGAATAACCTTGTAATAGTGAAATAAAACGTTCTGGGTAAAATATAGCAGAAGTATGATGAAAGTAGATCAGATTAAACCCCCCAATTGCTACAAAGCAATGGAGCTAATTAACAGCAATTTGTACACAACTACTAAAAACCGGCAAAACGCATGAGAAATAATCTGACAATTCTTAACCGTGATATaccataaacaaaattaaaaatgaactgCGACCGCAAAGATCATGCAACCATCCACTAGATCTTATTCCACATGGGAGGTTGTGACCCAAGGAAATGAAGAACATGGACCAGCCCATTATGATAGCACATATATACGACATCCTGTCATCAGATTGTTTGCCAACAATCGGTTGTAATTACAAGGCATTAATATCACTAGTAACCATGATTTCTAACAAACTGGCTATCAAAATTTGTCTGCTCTCTTTTGATTTATGTTATCACCACCTATAAGGCTATAAGGTCCTAAGTTCTTGAATCTACAAATTTTAAATCCAAACCTTCTGCTGCAACTGAATagctttaaataaaaaaaacaaattcccATTAAGGAGAAAGTTACAAACACACGAAAACCTGGGAGCAGTTAGTAAGCACTTCTCACAAGCACTGGTCAACTCAAATGTTTAACACAAGTGTTGGTCAAACTTTTGACCAGCTCGCTCTTTTGTCTCTACAACCAATAACATTCTGAAAAGTGGCAATGACTCACATGTCATTAATGTCGGGTCTAAGTAGTTAACCGCTCCAAATGTGAATCAAATTAGATGATGGGGACAATATGACCTATCTTATTTACGGAGAAACTGAAAAAAAATAGAAGCACAGCTATAAAAAGCAAATCCACCGGTCATAAAGGATTATAAAAGAGCCATAAAATGGAAACGACACTGATCCAATCCATTATCCATGCACAACAGTTCTCAAACCTAAGAATAGAACAAGATAAAAAAGAGTACCATGGTGAGAGAAAGTTAAAGACCCGATACTACCAAAAGTAGAAAATTCCATAGCAGAACAAGCATGGTCATTATGATTGGAACATACAGTATTTAGGACCAAATACAGCTGCAgacaaaaagaataaatcatgCAAAGCTAACACACAAGGGAAACAAAGAAGTCTGTGGATAATGAAGACAGTTGCTAATGGTATATCAGCAAGGACACCGATCAAGTCATTTTTCAGTCGTCTAATTCGACAAAAAATGCATCATCAGGCACCTTAAACCTATCCgaagaaaaacaaataagaaaCGAAAAGAAAAACTGATAACACAAACTAGAAAGTTATtagaaaataactaaaagaAATGTAAAACACGTGGACAAGAGCTCATTCTGCTCAAGACATGATGCCTGAAACCAATCATCTTAGGAGAAACTCATTAGCTACGAAAGATTAAAACAGGCTACGTAGTTTCAATATACAAATATCGAACCAGGATAGGCCCCATAAAGGTATAAAGAATGGATTGCAGAATGTTAACATCACTTGTATGTGATGCCCATATAACCACTAATTAACGGGCACTCAAAAACTACGAAAAATGGCGATTCAACCAACAAAGTGCCCTTACAATCCAGATATCCCGCATGTTCCACAGACAAAATGATAGAATATCTATAGAAAAGACGGATGTAAGATTGTAACAGTGAAATGGCATAACAGTGAACGAACTGAGGTCTCCCAACATCACTGTAGAGGGGTATCTAGCATTGTGTTTTGTCAGCTACTGTGATATGGAATTAACAGAAAGTCAATTATAAAGAAGACGTTTCCGTTGTAACCTGGAAGTCCATTGCTCATAAGCTTATGAATTATGATTTCTACCCAATAATTGCACCAACCACAACAGGATTGGGACCACAAAACCCAGGCCGAGTTAAACTTGTAATTACCCAATAAAAGATGGGATACAAATCAGGCATAAACATAAAATCCAACATATATTAAGCTTCTGCTTATACATGATTAATTGTCGGTTGTATAAAGGTAAGCCAAACAAACAATGTGTCAACAACTACGACATCTAATAACAATAACCCATATGGACTAAACCAGGCATCCGGCAGTTCAAAGAAAGAAGCAACAAGTGAGTGAACAAAAATTGGCTCACCtttcaattaaatttatttcaaaccTTCATGTTTAAAGATTGCTCTATTTTAATCAACGAATACGTAAAGCAACGACCAGTAACTGTATATCCCTCTCCTTTTATCTCATGGTGAAACGTCCGTGTTTAAAGATCTCAATCAAAATTCTAAGTTATATGATCTAATTGTATTGTGGCATGTATCATATCAACCGACATTTAGTTATTGATATGTAGGAAAGCCCTAACCCTAAATCTAATAAGCCCAAATAGATTCATATACGAATTACTAATAAAGGATTTTCCTAAACACATGATTAATAATTTTAGTAAAGTACAgagtaatatagatatagatataaataaaaacatatattatatgtaaataaataagaGTAAGAAAAAGATACCCAAAAAAATCCGGGCTGCTGTGATAGGGCAAAATCCGAGAAAGAAGGAGAAGTTAAAGAGAATAGGAAATTCTTCAAATCTTGGATGGTTATACCACCGTAATTCATTCCAATAATATAGGCACACAACTTACAAAACAACCCTCAATCATACTAATTAACTTACTACCCCCATACTTAATAAAAAtagcaaaaatataaatttaaacgTAACAATACTTTCCCCTTAACCCACTTTTTGCCCTCAAAAAGTGAATCAAGGACCTTTGTCTTCATCTTCTGTTGCTTGATTCTCATCGTCTGCCACCTCAAGTATGTaaagttgtttttttcttaCACTTGTGGCCGGGGACGAACTTTTCGGTACACCAGAAACATTCTCCTTGTGCCCTTTTTAACTCGAGTTTATCACTTGTCAAACGCCTTGAGGTAAGAGTTCCTGGTTTGAAAGTCGATGGCTCGGTTGTTGGACTTGGCAGCAAGGGAAGTTTTGAAGCATTAACCGGCGGTGTTATTTTGGCGTGTTCATTACCACTCGCGACCTGTTGTGACCCGTCCTCAGCGGCCTTGAGTTTATTCAGCAGGCTCTGGTTGTTGATATCTTGAATTCTTGCTAACCCATATGCCTCATGCAGTGTTTGAGGCTTGAACATTTTCACAGGATCCTTAATTTCTGGTTTAAGGGCTTTCAAATAAAGGCTAACCGCTTGTGACTCACTTAGGGTAACCTTGTTCAGCAAGGAGTCAAAAGTGGTGTTGAGTTCATGAAGTGAACCTGTTTGATTTAGTGAAGCCAATTCTTCCAATGAGTCCTCAAACATAGCATTGGAGAAACGGGTTTTGATGGATCGAACATAGTCATTCCATGAAATTTCAGCTACAGTTGCCCCACGTGTCTGCTTAAATGCCCTGTGCCATTGAATGGCTTCCCCTTCGAGGTGAATGATAGCATATTTCAACTTCAGGTTATCTGGTGTTTCATCGATGCTAAAAAAGTGCTCGCAACGGTAAACCCATGCCTTCACGCCCTCCCCGGAAAAACGTGGGAATTCCACCTTACCTATTCGCATAGGACGCATTCCCCCTCTGGACTCGACCTCACTGGAAAAACTTCCCCCGCCCCCGCCACTGCCGGAAGTACCTGATCCGTTGCCACTGGAACCCCCGCCTTGTGATTGATCCTTGAACGCCTGAAGGATCTCTGCCTGTAGCTTCATTGACTGTTCCTGTTGCTGCATCAACGTTGCTAGGGCTGTCTGCAGATCCTTGATAGCCTTGTCGTGGTCCTTGAGGGTGTTCTCCACATCTTGATTGCGAGTAGTAGTCATGATTGATCGACTGGGAATCCGAAAAGGATCGAGAGTGCTCTGATACCGTTGATAGGGCAAGATCCGAGAAAGAAGGAAAAGCTAAAGAGAATAGGAAATTCTTCAAATCTTGGATGGTTATACCACCGTAATTCATTCCAATAATATAGGCACACAACTTACAAAACAACCCTCAATCATACTAATTAACTTATCACCCCCCATACTTAATAAAAAtagcaaaaatataaatttaaacgTAACATGTTGTTGTAGATAGATATACAGAGGGACGACGCTGGTAATACTCGATCGCTAGCTTTATTTAtcggttttttatttatatagctCGGTGCGTTAGTCAAACGCCAAGtcttacttttaaaaaatcgcggttctttttgtgttttttttctttctatttataTCTCTGTAGGTCGgcgcattttttttattttaattacgGAGTATTTCATGTTAGTATTTtcctttatattatataaaaaaaaattagagaatCGATTTTAAATTAAAGTATTAAACCTCATGATATAATATTTCTATaggcttaaaaaaaaatacactctcttttttttcttataaaaattaaattagataCCTAGGTGAAAGagattatatcaaataaataataatgtgtttcgggtttaatatataattgagtCAAGTAGTTGTTTTGAGCCCCCAATTTTTATATAATGGGCTTAAGGCTTTGCTAATGTTATACCCGctataccaaaaaaataaaataaaatggtggGTCTATtgcaaaaaaccaaaaatattaaGGAACAAGGCATCAAAGTTAGACAGCCGTTCAAAAAAGTCTTAACATTCTTTAGAAATGGCCCCAAACTTAATCTTTCAAATGTATACGATTAAGCTAGGTCCCAAGTTTAATCTCGTTTGTGGCATAAAAAAGTTTGAGCCAACACTATTGTTTCCTATAATTTTATCCTTTAAATTGAAATGGAAAACGAAAAAAAtggataattttatttatttgattgcctaaaaaaatgaaaatgaaaagaaaacatGTAAAGAATggaatcattatttttatttttttaagtttttaaaaattttgatatgctattatatattaactttaactgtttaatataagaaaatgtaATTAAgctataatttattttttcttattaatctttttttcagatttttatatattttttttatacttattttttatttgtactaAATCTAAGCCCAATTACATGTTTTCTTTCTCGATGTGGACTCGACTCTTTCTTATCAAACTCTCTCTAAAAAATTAATGTTCAttccttttaaaataataatgatgatagaTATTTTAGCATagcatttctaattttctatctTAAAATAGGATGGCTCTTAAAATCTCCGTACCTCAGTACCTCACCATTGGTAGAAAATGTGATTGAATaggttgtctttttttttttttttttttccacatttgAAAATTTAATTACATGGCTGCTTACGAACCACATATAGTCTAGCCCATTATAGATTGCACTTTGGGTTATGGACCGGCCAATTACAAGCCACCTTTAGATAAAACCCGTATAATATAACTTTCCGTCTTTTgtttaactagattattatccGCGTAATACACGAGAAACATATATGATTattgacatgttaaatttttataatatcataagttgacaaatattcaaccaggtaagaattaaaccattaaaaaacatgaagtCACATTAGTAGTCGTTTAAATTCAGGTTAACAGTGACCAAAcagttgaaaaatggatacatcatctattagaggtcttgctaaataagtttttatttctttggatgtctttcattcatctgGATATGtttgcattgtcattgtactcATGCTTCAACGTTTTTCtcaaataatttagttattCACTAAAATTACTAAACAATTTAATTATCCATCTATATAGCATGTCGTATTAATCTAATTTAAAACTATGTAtaatcattgcaattttcatacaattatttttctattttataattgtgataggtttttaacatattgatttaataaaaatgttacaaatatcatatagaaaaatataactCAATaaaaaacgtattacattaaaaaaaagtttattgtaaaaaattataaattaattttaaagataaaaaatgatgtaaaatataaaaatattggtTTCCATAATtgtatcattaaaaacattaattattaatgtctacaaatttaaataaggaaataataataatttaagtttattaaaataaaattaaatctaaaaaagttaaataaagtatatgatatcatcatttgatctaacgactctaattaaaagttgaacttcatcCAAGGGTTCATACTttttcaattatgaattaaggaatctcttttatatatatttagagattttACATTAACCAAAATAATCTTAGATAAATTATATTAAGTACTTTATTACTTTCCTAATTTCCTCATTTATCAAGGATAATTTATTTGGTGAAGGACAACTTTCCCTGATTTGAGAAAGCCTATAGAAATTAAATATTCTAATAGTATGATCATTGTaggaaagttatataaaaaaaaagtatggtcACGATGGATTGtgtttcaaaattcaaataatatGAACAAGTTAAAGTTGACAAAATTTTACGGGACTAAAGTCTAAAGGTCACCGTATCCATATCTATTTCTTTCTTTGGCTATAGATAGAATTGTTTGACTCGTAGTACTCCAATGTCATAGTTAAATATGATTTGCACCAACATGGCAACATTTGCACAATTTTGACATAATGGTGCAATCAATGGAGATGAACAATGAAAGCGAGCTAGCGTGAAGAGACCTTTCaaaccataaataaaaaatgattaatataaatgtcaAATTGCATCAAGAAGAGAATGAATACAAAATGTTGGTTGCACTCGtgtttttaacaaaaatccaagcaggaaaaaggaaaaatagaaCATAGATCTTGTCCAGCAAAGACTTCAATATCTAAATACTTCAATTGATTAgataaactaaatccaaattcTACTATGAGAGATGGAAAGAGATAGACTCTTCTCCGCCATGAGAATCAATGAACGTAACTAAACTATCTTCATTCCAGCTTCATTTGGATGGTATAGGCTATTGGGGAAAAGACCAAAGTTCAATCGCTCACATCACTGTATTTAGTGATGTACTGGACTAGTTTGGAGTTTAGAATgcaagtaaaaataaaataatattcgCCGTTCAAAAGAATAAAACTAATTCAACTGTCACGAGTCACACAACATTTACTGTGGGGTGACAACCCATATCACTGAAATAAATATTTCGAATTACAAAAGTAGCTTCCAACTAACATAAAGAATATatcaataatcaaataatcttAGCCTCGTCTTTCGAAGGATCATGAAGGGTACCAAACATCCAGTCCATCCAAACAGTGAAATGACCATAATTGTGACGGTATGTCTTGTGATGAATGGTGTGGTAGCCAGCTCCCATTACCGGCCATAGTTTCCCATGGATGCAATCATGAATATTAATAGCCCACATAAGTTCTATGAATAACAGAGCTATGTGGGTCATCAAATGCGTGGGGACGATAAATAGAGCAATCAGATGTGATATCGCCTGCAACATCCCGTCTAGAGGGTGAAAGGCAAGCCCTGATACATACACATATTATACAATATACATCAATTAGAATGTCTTTTCCTAATTTAACAGGCCTAATTAGATAGTAAGACGGATCTAGACAAAAGGGCGCTCACCAGCAAATGGGGAAAGCGTATTCTGCTTATTGTAGATATGATGAGTAGCGTGAAGATATTTGTAAAGAGGTTTAATATCATGCAACGCTCTATGGATCCAATAGATGCCAAATTCGACAATCACTAAGTAAAGACCCAAATTCCAAGCGTAGGAAGCCCATCCGACGTCACTTACCCGTGAGAAACATCTTGTCCATCCATTTTCAACCATGAATTCGGAGATCGCAGGAAGAGCACAATAGCATGGCATACCCTTCATTGTAACATACATTTGCATACACATAGCTTTTCTCGAAGGCATAGCAGCTACAAGCCAAAAATTATCAATAAAACACTAGTAGAATTATTTTCTTCAGTAacaagaaaaatttttaaatttaattttttttgtataaccACAAGTTACATAGATTAAAAAACAGATAAATATAATGCATTAGCATTTTGCAGACCATATATATCTTTCACTTTAATTAATCTCCTATAAGAAAATAATAGTGTTGTAACCTTCTGCCCCCAATTATCCCTCATTACTATTTCGGGAACTTCAGTGAACTCGAAACTAGACAGCATGCACTTCTAATCGAACGCACAGAAACTATTGATTTGAAATAACTTACCTTGAATTATTTGAAAGTGACActtaaatgataaaataaaactattaaaaatggggtgaaaatatactcgtatatcataTCAAGATATACAAGTACAGATCACATCTTAAAATTCTTCCAAATCATCGATCACTATCGATCATAAGCtagaaaacaaaacacataaatgAAGAGAACAAAAAAAGGACAATGAAAAAATAGATACATCAGAAATCTATATGTGGGTCGAATCATAAGTCAAacatacaattaattaataataaaatatatcaaacaacaacaataccaaAACCAAAATCGCACGGACACGTGGGGTACGAGGAGGTAAGACGTGGTAGACAGTCAAACCCCAACCGTCTCGATCGAGATAATGaattgaataattaataaacttaaaaactatattatacatatatatatagcatataattaaaaagaaaaagatggtaATTAGCGACTGACCTTCAGGGAGAAAAACATTACGTTTAAAATGATAGATATAGAGAGACCAAAGGCCAGCGGAGATGAAGTAACAAAGGGTGGCAGCAAGATATAAACGCAGCCAGGCTTGAAAGAAATGTGGGAGTGGGGTCCATAGTTGACCGGGCAGTAAAGTTCCGAGCACCATTTGGTTGTATAAGTTTGTTTCCTTTGTGAAATGTACCAAGTAGTTTTCGTCGATGTCCATCTGATGAGGTTGTATGAGATTCCGGCCAATGGTACGGCTGCGGTGGTCAACCAACCGTGTCTGTCTGGTCAGGTAAGTGGAAAGTTAGAAAATGCAAAAGAGATGATGACAGAGGGAATGGTAAGCGTGCaagtcttttctttttcaaaaggTGTAAAGTTAAAGATGCTTTAGGTTTCCAACGTGAAGGAATATTTTTGGGAAGCGACCTGTATACAACTAATTTTTGCCAATACATTTCTGATTGTGCTTTAGAGTGTTATATTGTATAACAGCATAAAACATATTTGGTGGTGTATCACCAAAAACCGGTAACGTACGGATCACCTCTCAATATTTATAGACCATACTAGATTTTTATCCTGCGAAAAACGCGggtaagtttttaaaaatcgattttaataaattgatacaaaattatatttgagaaaataaaataattagtttagaagtttaatatattagataaaaaacAATTACTAAAACATACTAATAACATAATTAGTAAATAGGGTAAAAAATGTATATCCATCATCAATATAACAACCACATAAACCTTGGTTGTATAACAGCCACATAaaccttaccctatatatatatatatatatatatataatat includes the following:
- the LOC122585197 gene encoding delta(7)-sterol-C5(6)-desaturase-like, translating into MDIDENYLVHFTKETNLYNQMVLGTLLPGQLWTPLPHFFQAWLRLYLAATLCYFISAGLWSLYIYHFKRNVFLPEAAMPSRKAMCMQMYVTMKGMPCYCALPAISEFMVENGWTRCFSRVSDVGWASYAWNLGLYLVIVEFGIYWIHRALHDIKPLYKYLHATHHIYNKQNTLSPFAGLAFHPLDGMLQAISHLIALFIVPTHLMTHIALLFIELMWAINIHDCIHGKLWPVMGAGYHTIHHKTYRHNYGHFTVWMDWMFGTLHDPSKDEAKII